From Glycine max cultivar Williams 82 chromosome 11, Glycine_max_v4.0, whole genome shotgun sequence, the proteins below share one genomic window:
- the LOC100797068 gene encoding alpha-ketoglutarate-dependent dioxygenase alkB — protein sequence MYGTENNRDDSERTAFRRAEKKYKLYYDYNASSKNKKKKQPKPVDLAEVLDFRSILECYHQNAVLPSGVIVLHDKFTSPVFALQNRPGFYFIPGALSIEKQCSLIRESLTDFPQPPNRTNHNALYGPIQDLFVAAKEGKLLVEDNSPITSSETYADIDHRDDKEWKFTTEKDMSLRKCRTVSASVLLRKLRWSTLGLQFDWSKRNYDVSLPHNKIPEALCELSKQLAKPALPGGVEFRPDAAIVNYFGLGDTLGGHLDDMEADWSKPIVSLSLGCKAIFLLGGKSREDTPLAMFLRSGDAVLMAGDARECFHGVPRIFTDKENAEIGHLETRLTHEDDICFLKYIQTSRININIRQVF from the exons ATGTACGGAACCGAGAATAACCGAGATGATTCGGAGCGAACGGCGTTCAGAAGAGCAGAGAAGAAGTACAAGCTCTACTACGACTACAATGCTTCTTCCAAGAACAAAAA GAAAAAACAACCTAAACCCGTGGACTTAGCGGAGGTCCTTGACTTTAGATCTATTCTAGAATGCTATCACCAAAACGCTGTGCTTCCTTCGGGTGTTATCGTTCTTCACGACAAGTTCACCTCTCCGGTTTTTGCTTTACAAAATCGCCcag gcttttattttattcctgGGGCATTAAGCATAGAGAAACAATGTAGTTTGATAAGGGAGAGTTTGACTGATTTTCCGCAGCCACCTAACAGAACAAATCACAATGCCTTGTATGGTCCTATTCAGGACCTGTTCGTTGCAGCTAAGGAAGGGAAACTTTTGGTTGAAGACAACTCTCCAATTACTTCTTCTGAAACTTATGCTGATATTGATCATAGAGATGATAAGGAATGGAAGTTTACTACTGAAAAGGACATGTCGTTGAGAAAGTGCAGAACAGTTTCTGCTTCTGTGTTACTTAGAAAGTTGCGATGGAGCACCCTTGGCCTACAATTTGATTGGTCCAAG CGGAATTATGATGTATCTCTCCCACATAACAAAATCCCTGAAGCATTATGTGAGCTTTCCAAACAATTGGCAAAACCTGCTTTGCCTGGTGGTGTTGAGTTCAGACCTGATGCTGCAATAGTGAATTACTTCGGCCTAG GGGACACATTGGGTGGCCACCTTGATGACATGGAAGCAGATTGGAGCAAGCCTATTGTTAGTCTAAG TCTGGGCTGCAAAGCTATATTTCTTTTGGGAGGAAAATCCAGAGAGGATACTCCCTTGGCAATGTTCCTTCGAAGCGGTGATGCTGTACTTATGGCTGGAGATGCAAGGGAATGCTTTCATG GGGTTCCTCGGATCTTCACAGATAAAGAAAATGCTGAAATAGGCCATCTTGAGACACGGCTGACGCATGAAGATgatatttgtttcttaaaatacaTTCAAACATCTAGAATCAACATCAATATCAGACAAGTTTTTTGA
- the LOC100499928 gene encoding uncharacterized protein LOC100499928 (The RefSeq protein has 1 substitution compared to this genomic sequence): MACRSMLRSSILVEPFQLQPLHFSNRPVRACPFRRGKGVTLRCSSNETPSSQDDQGPPQEAVLKAISEVSKAEGRVGQTTNMVIGGTVSDDSTNEWLTLDQKVNSYPTVRGFTAIGTGGEDFVQAMVVAVESVIQQPIPQGRVKQKLSARGKYVSVNIGPVQVVSSEQVQAVYNAMRRDDRMKYFL; the protein is encoded by the exons ATGGCGTGCAGGAGCATGCTTCGTTCCTCGATTCTGGTGGAACCCTTCCAATTGCAACCTCTTCATTTTAGTAACAGACCCGTTAGGGCTTGTCCGTTTCGCCGTGGCAAAGGAGTGACCCTCCGTTGCTCCAGCAATGAGACGCCGTCGTTTCAGGACGATCAAGGTCCACCTCAAGAAGCCGTGTTGAAGGCCATTTCCG AGGTATCTAAGGCAGAAGGGAGGGTTGGCCAAACTACGAACATGGTTATTGGAGGCACCGTGTCGGATGATTCTACTAATGAATGGCTCACTTTGGACCAGAAG GTGAACTCATACCCAACTGTTCGGGGATTCACTGCAATAGGAACTGGAGGGGAGGACTTCGTTCAAGCCATGGTTGTTGCTGTGGAATCCGTAATCCAGCAGCCCATTCCTCAG ggacgtgtgaagcagaAGTTATCAGCAAGGGGCAAATATGTATCCGTAAACATTGGCCCTGTCCAAGTTGTTTCCAGTGAACAG GTCCAAGCTGTATATAATGCCATGAGGAGGGATGACAggatgaaatattttttgtag
- the LOC100789499 gene encoding probable methyltransferase At1g27930: protein MKNRYLVPERRWFVGLAVVGLIGAVLFLSNAIRTSETSYVCPGALGIRSKTRTEFSYDASPIQLRAIMHYATSRVVPQQSVSEIKISLDVIKSLGRPINFLVFGLGHDSLMWASFNPGGTTVFLEEDPKWVHSILKDAPGLRAHTVRYRTQLRDAKGLITSYRSEPSCSPTKAYLRGNEACKLALENLPDEVYETEWDMIMIDAPKGYFAEAPGRMAAVFSAAVMARNRKESGVTHVFLHDVDRKVEKVYAEEFLCKKNLVKGVGRLWHFEIPPSNDTRASRFC, encoded by the coding sequence atgaagaaccgTTATTTGGTGCCGGAGAGACGGTGGTTCGTAGGTCTGGCCGTCGTGGGGTTGATCGGCGCGGTGCTATTCCTCAGCAACGCGATCCGAACCTCGGAAACCTCGTACGTGTGTCCGGGGGCGCTCGGGATCCGAAGCAAGACCCGAACCGAATTCAGTTACGACGCGTCACCGATCCAGCTCCGCGCGATTATGCACTACGCGACCTCGCGCGTGGTTCCGCAACAATCGGTGTCGGAGATCAAGATCAGTCTGGACGTCATTAAATCACTGGGCCGGCCCATCAACTTCCTCGTCTTCGGGCTGGGCCACGACTCCCTCATGTGGGCCTCGTTCAACCCGGGCGGCACCACGGTGTTCCTCGAAGAAGATCCAAAGTGGGTCCACTCGATCCTTAAAGACGCGCCTGGCCTGCGGGCCCACACGGTGCGTTACCGCACGCAGCTACGCGACGCCAAGGGGCTTATCACCTCGTACCGCTCCGAACCTTCGTGTTCTCCCACGAAGGCGTACCTGCGAGGCAACGAAGCGTGCAAGCTGGCGCTGGAGAATTTGCCCGACGAGGTTTACGAGACCGAGTGGGACATGATCATGATCGACGCGCCGAAGGGGTATTTCGCGGAGGCGCCGGGGAGGATGGCGGCGGTGTTCTCCGCCGCGGTGATGGCGAGGAACAGGAAGGAATCCGGTGTGACGCACGTGTTTTTGCATGACGTGGATCGGAAGGTGGAGAAGGTGTACGCCGAAGAGTTTCTCTGTAAAAAGAACTTGGTCAAGGGTGTTGGAAGGCTTTGGCACTTCGAGATACCTCCTTCTAACGACACACGTGCTTCTCGTTTCTGCTAG